One Thermicanus aegyptius DSM 12793 DNA segment encodes these proteins:
- a CDS encoding genetic competence negative regulator, whose protein sequence is MRIERLTSDKVRFFLTFDDLMERNIDKDDLWKDLPKVHELFNDMMEQAYYEVGFEVNGPVAVEVFALPSQGMMVIITRGRTPANPSEEMEDVQDVDTFELEVMLEEREDLVFAFRDFEDLIRAAHRVHHLVVEGGKLFFYKGMYILYFDHLDLEEGNLQLLISILAEYGEILPVTEAVLSEYGKLILANDAVKELILRFQ, encoded by the coding sequence ATGCGAATTGAACGACTCACTTCGGATAAAGTACGGTTCTTCTTAACCTTCGACGATCTCATGGAACGCAACATCGATAAAGACGATTTATGGAAAGATCTCCCTAAGGTACATGAGTTGTTTAACGATATGATGGAGCAAGCCTATTACGAGGTAGGCTTCGAAGTGAATGGTCCGGTGGCGGTGGAGGTATTCGCCCTACCATCCCAGGGAATGATGGTGATCATTACCCGGGGCCGCACGCCGGCGAATCCTTCCGAAGAGATGGAAGACGTACAGGATGTCGACACGTTTGAACTGGAAGTCATGTTGGAAGAGCGGGAGGATCTGGTCTTTGCCTTCCGGGATTTTGAAGATTTGATTCGGGCTGCCCACCGAGTTCACCACCTGGTGGTAGAGGGCGGGAAGCTTTTCTTCTATAAAGGAATGTATATCCTTTATTTTGATCATCTGGATCTGGAGGAGGGGAATCTTCAACTTCTGATCTCCATTTTAGCCGAGTATGGAGAGATTCTTCCGGTCACGGAGGCCGTCCTTTCCGAGTATGGGAAATTAATCCTGGCGAACGATGCGGTAAAGGAATTAATTTTACGATTCCAATAA